The sequence GATAGACGGCGAGACCGCCAAGGCCATCGGCAACTTCCTGCTGTTGAACGAGACCCCGGAGAACTTCATAGCCCTAAGGGCCAAGGCCAACCTGAACGGGGTGGACCGGTTCATCACCGTTCCGGCGGCCGAGATCGTCAAACAGATGGAGAAGGGGGTAATCAAGGCCGCGGTGTTGTGGAACGAGGACCCGCTGGGCTCGCTACCCGGCGGCAAGAAGCTGGGCCAGGCGCTCTCCAAGCTGGAGAAGCTGGTGGCGGCAGACCTGTTCCTGACCGAAACGGGAAAAACAGCAGACTTTGTGCTCCCCGCCTGCGCCTTTGCCGAACAGGACGGAAGCTTCATCAACTCCGAGGGCAGGCTGCAGCACTTTAAGCAGGCCATTCCGCCGGTTTGCGGCATGACCTCCAAGCAGATCCTCTCCGAGCTGGGCGGGACGGCCCTGCCCGGCATGCCGGCCGAGAAGAAGGGGGCCAAAATGTTCCTTGCGCCGGAGATCAAGAAGCCC is a genomic window of bacterium containing:
- a CDS encoding molybdopterin-dependent oxidoreductase, with protein sequence IDGETAKAIGNFLLLNETPENFIALRAKANLNGVDRFITVPAAEIVKQMEKGVIKAAVLWNEDPLGSLPGGKKLGQALSKLEKLVAADLFLTETGKTADFVLPACAFAEQDGSFINSEGRLQHFKQAIPPVCGMTSKQILSELGGTALPGMPAEKKGAKMFLAPEIKKPKPAKEGFCSDVLEKMVWELKKKEGLLKE